One Paenibacillus thermoaerophilus genomic region harbors:
- a CDS encoding bacterial Ig-like domain-containing protein codes for MKKSKRLMALLMSLVLSVPALTPAAAAAEPGSERPMIDIPAASKWQGSVFGSVGGQDKIHPDNFEIKEEADGTAVLRSSNDRGKISSTTDGIAYYYRSVPVDANFELTATATVEHWTANNQVSFGLMLRNEAYVNVSGDVYGAGDTLVLGALDQKMMSFDRQGGVLAKHAAFGGSPEPAAGQTYDLSIKKSGNVYQLRIGGETRTIENYASPVAYAGLYTARNTKVVFSNVSLKIEGEVETGDWQFRAFGSNTSGTANPAPTLNEQGVTMSAGGGKIASGDEGISFYYKELPADANFEIRAKAAVISFNGNSDINNANQKSFGLMLRGAVGEHGSTSTFTSEYVAVGALDTVMKAFYKKLVNPDPKTYTQSKLNPFAGVNNPAPDQTYDLSLKKSGLTFVMTVNGQSETVTFDSWETDTIYAGLYVARDAAVTFSDYEIQVNAKVVSSLIVDTSAMKTQYLKGAPLDLTGLRVTAVYTDGTSAPLNAGDYIVTGFNSSTPGPNTLTISYNGVTAFVELEILALTVTNMTILYPPAKTVYYPGDRFDPQGLVVLAEYDNGFLKDQPLTEDLYSISIPGATVVEATYVFNEPGGYAVYVQSAETPGISASFEVSVMDTELTGIEIRRGPQKTLYDLGDAFDPDGMVVYARYADGSEVRLLRNEYAVSALDSSSPGEKTVVVAHKGKTAEIAVTVKQKELTGIEVAAYPKTTYTVGEAFDRTGLAVKKVYDNGDREALAEAEYSLDTSAYRADAAGVYGIRIIPDDPSLEPITLNVTVREAAAVEWKTIVFGQSTGSGKNMINIKNEGTPSPVVEIIANDGGGKITGDHDGISFYYTELDAAADNFVLSADIKVLQYAKTPHDGQESFGIMARDAIGKPGDSSVFASNIAAVGGYSGGTRDPNGTQFFIRTGVTSPDGAGSQGIRKIMLRNELPTEDNTHPKKPYRLTLAKTNSGYTARLNDEAEKIFYEPDILNVQDGKIYVGFYAARQAKIEVSNIRLTVTAAATDAPKVEAPPVPQTADFAIQSLDKTSSADYTLRVKPTVDGWITVKQGSKVIAADLAAEAGKQTAISATLEEQADNRFSIVFLPDDTQLLTSYDKIVKNFTVTHKSYVPGGDIYVSPSGTAAGTGTKENPLDLDTAIAFVRPGQKIVVAEGTYKRSSKLDIPKDNSGTAENRKYLVAEPGARPVIDFDKKSEGVVLSGSYWHVKGIDFARSAGNTRGFTIGGHHNIVENSRFYEHGDTGLQISRTDDSNDISEWPSYNLILNCTSFDNRDPSENNADGFAAKLTVGPGNVFRGAIAHNNIDDGWDLYTKAGSGPIGAVTIEDSIAFGNGRLTNGYEGKGDKNGFKLGGEGIYVPHVIKNSIAFGNGAAGFTSNSNPGVIAQNNIGFDNAKGNLVFTTYANIQEQFRIEGFVSYQKSYTAKDQYPSRLDSDANFMFNGTESVNKSGVKLTDANFKSLVPVSEYMRDEDGNIIWGDFLKFIPPAQPGSGSWSGTANPGYTLTDTDGGVRLSVEPARETADGRTTAKAVLDGLGQAVEALLARTSAAETIEVEVKGEDEAVRVVFPAGSLTEAIAKIPDLLLSIRHGGVTYDLPVSALNQAALEKRLGTDKAELELSIAPVSGAGLAEIEAAAEAEGLALESAPIEFRLTASAGGQSVEVNDFGSTYVSRTLTLNQPVDAARATVALYDPASGEFSFVPSVFGERDGAARVTLKRPGNSIYAVIGYERSFADLSGHWSQSDVELLASKLVVDGMTATAYAPDERVTRAQFAALLVRALGLTESAEAAGFSDVADSAWYAGAVGAAARFGLIEGFEDGTFRPDASITREQMAAMIARAMAAAGKPGAAGTAGADRFADSADISPWAREAVAQAAEAGIVDGVGSGAFAPGDYATRAQAAVMLKRLLAHAEFINS; via the coding sequence ATGAAAAAGTCAAAACGGTTGATGGCGCTGCTGATGTCCTTGGTGTTGTCGGTTCCGGCGTTAACGCCGGCGGCTGCTGCGGCGGAGCCGGGTTCCGAACGGCCGATGATCGACATTCCCGCTGCGAGCAAATGGCAGGGGAGCGTGTTCGGTTCGGTCGGCGGGCAAGACAAGATTCACCCGGACAACTTCGAAATCAAGGAGGAGGCGGACGGCACGGCGGTTCTAAGGAGCTCGAACGACAGAGGCAAAATCTCCAGTACAACGGACGGAATCGCCTATTACTACCGAAGTGTTCCGGTCGACGCCAACTTCGAACTGACGGCAACGGCGACGGTTGAGCATTGGACAGCGAACAACCAGGTTTCGTTCGGCTTGATGCTGCGGAACGAAGCATACGTCAACGTCAGCGGCGACGTGTACGGCGCAGGGGACACTCTGGTGTTGGGCGCGCTCGACCAGAAGATGATGAGCTTTGACAGACAAGGCGGTGTGTTAGCCAAGCATGCCGCGTTCGGCGGATCGCCGGAGCCAGCGGCGGGACAAACGTACGATCTGAGCATCAAGAAATCGGGGAACGTCTACCAGCTCAGAATCGGCGGCGAGACGAGAACGATCGAGAATTATGCGAGCCCGGTTGCGTACGCGGGGTTGTACACGGCCCGCAACACGAAGGTGGTGTTCAGCAACGTCAGCCTGAAGATCGAAGGCGAAGTGGAAACCGGCGATTGGCAGTTCCGGGCGTTCGGCAGCAATACGAGCGGGACCGCCAACCCGGCCCCGACCCTGAATGAACAAGGCGTCACGATGTCGGCCGGCGGCGGCAAAATCGCAAGCGGCGACGAAGGCATATCGTTTTATTACAAGGAGCTGCCGGCCGACGCCAACTTCGAGATTCGGGCCAAGGCGGCCGTGATCAGCTTCAACGGGAACAGCGACATCAATAACGCCAATCAGAAGTCTTTTGGCCTCATGCTGAGAGGGGCCGTCGGAGAACATGGAAGCACGAGTACGTTTACCTCCGAATACGTGGCGGTTGGCGCTCTGGACACGGTGATGAAAGCATTTTACAAGAAACTCGTCAACCCCGATCCGAAGACCTATACGCAAAGCAAATTGAATCCGTTCGCAGGGGTCAACAATCCTGCCCCGGATCAGACGTACGATCTGAGCCTCAAAAAATCCGGCCTCACCTTCGTCATGACGGTGAACGGCCAGAGCGAGACCGTCACGTTCGACAGCTGGGAGACGGATACCATCTACGCCGGTCTCTACGTCGCACGGGATGCGGCGGTCACGTTCAGCGATTACGAGATTCAGGTCAACGCGAAGGTCGTCAGCAGCCTGATCGTCGATACCAGCGCGATGAAGACGCAATATCTCAAGGGCGCTCCGCTCGATCTGACCGGGCTGCGGGTGACCGCCGTCTACACCGACGGCACCAGCGCGCCGCTTAACGCCGGGGATTATATCGTAACCGGCTTCAACAGCAGCACCCCCGGCCCCAACACGCTGACGATCAGCTACAACGGGGTGACCGCGTTCGTTGAGCTGGAGATTCTCGCCCTTACCGTTACGAACATGACCATTCTCTATCCTCCGGCCAAAACGGTCTATTATCCGGGCGACCGGTTCGATCCCCAGGGGCTCGTCGTGCTGGCCGAGTACGACAACGGCTTCCTGAAGGATCAGCCGTTGACGGAGGATCTGTACAGCATCTCCATTCCCGGCGCCACTGTCGTCGAAGCGACTTATGTCTTCAACGAGCCCGGCGGCTATGCCGTTTACGTCCAATCGGCCGAAACGCCCGGAATATCGGCGTCCTTCGAGGTGAGCGTGATGGATACGGAGTTGACCGGCATCGAAATCCGGCGGGGACCGCAGAAGACGCTGTATGATTTGGGCGACGCGTTCGACCCGGACGGCATGGTCGTCTATGCGAGATACGCCGACGGCTCGGAGGTGCGGCTGCTCCGGAACGAGTATGCCGTGTCCGCGCTGGATTCGTCTTCGCCCGGAGAGAAAACGGTGGTCGTCGCCCATAAAGGGAAAACGGCCGAGATCGCCGTCACCGTGAAGCAAAAGGAACTGACGGGCATCGAGGTCGCCGCTTATCCGAAGACGACCTATACGGTCGGAGAAGCGTTCGACAGAACCGGACTGGCCGTCAAGAAAGTGTACGACAACGGGGATCGGGAAGCGCTGGCGGAAGCCGAATATTCGCTCGATACGTCGGCATACCGCGCCGATGCGGCGGGCGTATACGGCATCCGCATTATACCGGACGATCCGTCGCTGGAGCCGATCACGCTGAACGTGACCGTAAGAGAAGCGGCAGCCGTGGAGTGGAAGACCATCGTCTTCGGCCAATCGACCGGCAGCGGCAAAAACATGATAAATATCAAGAACGAGGGAACCCCGTCGCCAGTCGTCGAGATCATAGCCAATGACGGCGGGGGCAAAATCACCGGCGACCACGACGGCATCTCGTTCTACTACACGGAGCTGGACGCGGCCGCGGATAACTTCGTGTTGTCGGCGGACATCAAGGTGTTGCAGTACGCCAAGACGCCTCACGACGGGCAGGAATCGTTCGGCATCATGGCGCGGGACGCCATCGGGAAGCCCGGCGATTCCAGCGTGTTCGCCTCCAATATCGCGGCTGTGGGCGGCTACAGCGGCGGCACGCGAGATCCGAACGGCACACAATTTTTCATCCGCACCGGCGTAACGTCGCCCGACGGGGCGGGCAGCCAGGGCATCCGGAAAATCATGCTTCGGAATGAACTGCCGACCGAGGACAATACGCATCCGAAGAAGCCATACCGGCTGACGCTGGCGAAGACCAACAGCGGGTACACGGCCAGACTGAACGACGAGGCGGAGAAAATTTTCTACGAGCCGGATATCCTGAACGTTCAGGACGGCAAAATCTATGTGGGCTTCTACGCGGCTCGTCAGGCGAAGATCGAGGTCAGCAATATCCGGCTTACGGTCACGGCGGCCGCCACCGACGCGCCCAAGGTCGAAGCGCCCCCGGTTCCGCAGACAGCCGATTTCGCCATCCAGTCGCTGGATAAAACGTCGAGCGCCGATTATACGCTGCGCGTCAAACCGACCGTGGACGGATGGATTACGGTGAAGCAAGGATCGAAGGTGATCGCTGCGGATCTGGCGGCGGAAGCGGGCAAGCAAACGGCGATATCCGCGACGCTGGAGGAACAAGCGGACAATCGGTTCAGCATCGTCTTTTTGCCCGACGACACGCAGTTGCTGACGTCCTATGACAAGATCGTCAAGAATTTCACCGTCACGCACAAATCGTATGTGCCGGGAGGGGACATTTACGTGTCGCCTTCGGGAACCGCCGCCGGAACGGGCACGAAGGAAAATCCGCTCGACCTCGATACGGCGATCGCGTTCGTCCGGCCGGGCCAGAAGATCGTCGTCGCTGAGGGCACGTACAAACGCAGCTCCAAGCTGGATATCCCGAAAGACAACAGCGGCACCGCGGAGAACAGGAAATACCTGGTGGCCGAGCCGGGGGCGAGGCCGGTCATCGACTTCGACAAGAAGTCGGAAGGCGTCGTGCTGAGCGGAAGCTACTGGCATGTGAAGGGCATCGACTTCGCCCGTTCCGCGGGCAATACGAGGGGCTTTACGATCGGCGGCCATCATAACATCGTCGAGAACAGCCGCTTCTACGAACACGGGGATACGGGGCTTCAGATCAGCCGCACGGACGACTCCAACGATATCAGCGAGTGGCCGTCGTACAACCTGATTCTGAACTGCACGTCGTTCGACAACCGCGACCCGTCGGAGAACAACGCGGACGGCTTCGCGGCCAAGCTGACGGTCGGTCCCGGCAACGTCTTCCGGGGCGCCATCGCGCACAACAACATCGATGACGGTTGGGATCTGTATACGAAGGCGGGCTCGGGACCGATCGGAGCCGTAACGATCGAGGACAGCATCGCTTTCGGCAACGGCCGCTTGACGAACGGCTACGAGGGCAAGGGCGACAAAAACGGCTTCAAGCTGGGCGGGGAAGGCATCTACGTCCCGCATGTCATCAAGAACAGCATCGCCTTCGGCAACGGGGCTGCCGGCTTTACGAGCAACAGCAACCCGGGCGTGATCGCCCAAAACAACATCGGCTTCGACAACGCCAAGGGGAATCTGGTGTTTACGACGTATGCGAACATTCAGGAACAGTTCCGGATCGAGGGGTTCGTGTCGTACCAGAAGAGCTATACCGCGAAGGACCAATACCCGTCGCGATTGGACTCCGATGCCAACTTCATGTTTAACGGCACGGAATCCGTCAACAAGTCGGGCGTGAAGCTGACGGACGCCAACTTCAAGAGCCTCGTGCCGGTCAGCGAATATATGAGGGACGAGGACGGCAACATCATATGGGGAGACTTCCTCAAGTTTATCCCGCCGGCTCAGCCGGGCTCGGGTTCATGGTCCGGGACGGCGAATCCGGGATATACGCTGACGGACACGGACGGAGGCGTCCGGTTGTCGGTGGAACCGGCCCGCGAGACGGCGGACGGCCGGACGACGGCGAAGGCTGTGCTGGACGGACTGGGCCAAGCGGTGGAAGCGCTGCTCGCCCGCACGTCCGCCGCCGAGACGATCGAAGTCGAGGTCAAGGGCGAAGACGAGGCGGTTCGGGTCGTCTTCCCGGCCGGTTCGCTGACCGAAGCGATTGCCAAGATTCCGGATCTGCTGCTGTCGATCCGGCATGGCGGAGTCACGTACGATCTGCCGGTCTCGGCATTGAATCAGGCTGCGCTGGAGAAGCGGCTGGGGACGGACAAGGCGGAGCTGGAGCTGTCGATCGCGCCGGTGTCCGGAGCGGGCCTGGCGGAGATCGAGGCTGCGGCTGAAGCCGAAGGGCTGGCGCTTGAATCGGCGCCGATCGAATTCCGCCTGACCGCATCGGCCGGCGGCCAAAGCGTCGAGGTGAACGACTTCGGCTCCACGTACGTGTCGCGAACGCTGACGCTGAATCAGCCGGTCGACGCCGCCAGGGCGACGGTTGCGCTGTACGATCCGGCCAGCGGGGAGTTCTCGTTCGTACCGTCCGTGTTCGGCGAGCGGGACGGCGCCGCCCGCGTGACGCTGAAGCGCCCGGGCAACAGCATCTACGCCGTGATCGGTTACGAGCGAAGCTTCGCCGATCTGTCCGGCCATTGGTCGCAGTCGGACGTCGAACTGCTCGCCTCGAAGCTCGTCGTAGACGGCATGACCGCTACGGCGTATGCTCCGGACGAACGCGTCACCCGCGCCCAGTTCGCCGCGCTGCTCGTCCGGGCGCTCGGCTTGACGGAATCGGCCGAAGCAGCCGGCTTCTCCGACGTCGCGGACTCCGCCTGGTATGCGGGAGCGGTCGGAGCGGCCGCGAGGTTCGGACTGATCGAAGGATTCGAAGACGGTACGTTCCGGCCGGACGCTTCGATCACCCGCGAGCAGATGGCGGCGATGATCGCCCGCGCCATGGCGGCGGCGGGCAAGCCGGGGGCGGCCGGCACGGCCGGCGCCGACCGGTTCGCCGACAGCGCGGACATCTCGCCTTGGGCGAGAGAAGCAGTGGCGCAAGCGGCTGAAGCCGGGATTGTGGACGGCGTCGGAAGCGGAGCCTTCGCGCCCGGCGACTACGCGACCCGCGCCCAAGCGGCCGTCATGCTGAAGCGCCTGCTGGCGCATGCGGAATTCATCAATTCATGA
- a CDS encoding copper amine oxidase N-terminal domain-containing protein, giving the protein MRRLGLLLLTFAMLIAFSFVPRISAAESGDDYLSWGEVRTAVYKELHSYTLNWTGDVLDKGGMSLSDLRITDDGTKADIVINQYGAIGAKGLLKLNERLEERTPRYRQGFLSSYTIAAGDVYLVVLHDGAYAKLRIDRILPTEVHFSYVFEGDSSSAAPTPTQVPKPTPTKAPTPAPGVKPTPAPAPIQVNITLVLDNQTAVVNGKDYILEKAPLIINGTTLVPVRFVTEALGATVEWNGAEQKVTLRHRGHLVELWINNPYARVDGSTVRLELAPALLDGVTLVPIRFVTESVGFQVGYDHETRKISLSGIHDDRVEGDNSGTVEQWLDLMIGTWAIRLGEYDWIEDDADDLIGISDNGTYILNRKYEKRKKGVWREAAVGEIRGYERAIILIGAEYQTDWAMAFDGDGNVVLLTSYLESPGGLYHAPTIGWLPASYELDKVSDSPDDAGTAVLNDYDYSIFTGDWELFIERGATPYYYEDTGGYATHEFTPTTGQGTLSVREDGTYVMSDSSGTASGRWRPAEPGEVYGYDVAIILEDGLGGNDWTMLLKPNGEFMVAYDSGGRWTDGSVMWIPYYKASSRV; this is encoded by the coding sequence ATGAGAAGACTCGGTTTGTTGTTGCTGACGTTCGCGATGCTGATTGCCTTCTCGTTCGTTCCTCGGATTTCGGCGGCCGAGAGCGGCGACGATTACTTGTCCTGGGGAGAAGTCCGTACGGCCGTGTATAAGGAATTGCATTCCTACACGTTGAACTGGACGGGGGATGTCCTGGACAAAGGCGGCATGAGCCTGTCCGATCTGCGGATTACCGACGACGGGACGAAGGCTGATATCGTGATCAATCAATACGGCGCGATTGGGGCGAAGGGCCTTCTGAAATTAAACGAACGGCTGGAGGAACGCACTCCCCGATACCGGCAAGGGTTCCTCAGTTCCTATACGATCGCTGCCGGCGACGTTTATCTCGTTGTGCTGCACGACGGCGCTTACGCCAAACTGCGTATTGACCGCATCCTGCCGACGGAGGTTCATTTCAGTTACGTATTCGAAGGCGACTCGTCGTCCGCCGCTCCGACGCCGACGCAAGTGCCGAAGCCGACTCCAACCAAAGCGCCAACGCCGGCGCCGGGCGTCAAGCCGACTCCCGCCCCTGCGCCCATCCAGGTGAACATCACACTGGTGCTCGACAACCAGACGGCGGTCGTAAACGGCAAAGATTATATCCTGGAGAAAGCGCCCCTTATCATAAACGGCACAACGCTCGTTCCCGTCCGATTTGTGACGGAAGCGCTAGGGGCAACAGTGGAATGGAACGGCGCGGAACAGAAAGTGACGCTCCGGCACCGGGGCCATCTGGTTGAACTGTGGATCAACAATCCTTATGCGCGGGTGGACGGCTCAACCGTCCGCTTGGAACTGGCGCCCGCCTTGCTGGACGGCGTGACGCTGGTGCCGATCCGCTTCGTGACGGAGAGCGTCGGCTTCCAGGTGGGGTATGATCACGAGACCCGGAAAATCAGTCTGAGCGGCATCCACGACGATCGGGTCGAGGGCGACAATTCGGGAACCGTGGAACAGTGGCTCGATCTGATGATCGGCACGTGGGCGATTCGCCTCGGCGAATACGACTGGATAGAAGATGACGCGGATGATTTGATCGGCATATCCGACAACGGCACGTATATCTTGAACAGGAAATACGAGAAACGCAAAAAAGGAGTATGGCGCGAGGCCGCCGTCGGCGAAATCCGGGGATATGAGCGCGCAATCATCCTGATCGGCGCGGAGTATCAGACGGATTGGGCGATGGCGTTCGACGGCGACGGGAACGTCGTGCTGCTCACCAGTTATCTGGAATCGCCCGGAGGGCTGTACCATGCTCCCACGATCGGCTGGCTGCCCGCGTCTTACGAGCTCGACAAGGTGTCCGATTCTCCCGATGACGCCGGAACCGCTGTCTTGAACGATTACGATTATTCGATATTTACGGGGGATTGGGAGTTGTTCATAGAACGGGGAGCGACGCCTTACTACTACGAGGATACGGGAGGTTACGCCACGCATGAATTTACACCGACAACGGGACAAGGAACGCTCTCTGTCCGGGAAGACGGAACGTATGTGATGTCGGACAGCTCGGGTACGGCTTCCGGCAGATGGAGACCGGCGGAGCCCGGGGAAGTATACGGGTATGATGTGGCCATCATCCTGGAGGACGGCCTGGGCGGCAATGATTGGACGATGCTGCTCAAACCGAACGGCGAATTCATGGTCGCTTACGATTCCGGCGGCCGATGGACCGACGGAAGCGTCATGTGGATTCCGTACTATAAGGCGAGTTCCCGCGTCTGA
- a CDS encoding AfsR/SARP family transcriptional regulator codes for MQGRADLPLAFLQSGLSEEELGRSPVLLQAAGRDLFDRGSLVDARLALARAVKGLASLYMTHGMLSAMATLAEVHWRMGDRAETDALLKFLADELERVSAEWRFGELLRVLGISGATNNRRPEDGLDLLYEAIDRFEQEGRIDEACRTMADLLIHAADRLRPEDWASLEWRMNRWKVLDDAVGLYDTLLNAQREVCSGRWEKALAWLDRAEPPVRGRTPYYVPAALDALRLRCFVRTGGAGTEATMQRMYRIRESHAADLRLQHELTRELYFAASALGRVEEAAALNRERCAIGRLLGLPDAAESAPASREADAFHSASEDRLWQVRMFGGLCFRLGSREIRELRWKRKKCRELLVYLLLQPNYSSPKEQIMEDLALGDDGNKAQQALYVIVHHLKRTLCDELRISGGVIVRNGSVELRGDAFDSVDVERYETLMRVADRLWEHERELSGELYAEAGELYGELLPEMPYASWLDRKRERLAGKQACMLRRCALYAEQQGDWEKAELCLHEWIGLDSYAEEPYLALADLLAGRGRHADAARWYAKWETISRVELGLVPPSAEGVAMTRHED; via the coding sequence ATGCAAGGTCGGGCGGACCTGCCGCTTGCTTTTCTCCAAAGCGGACTTTCCGAGGAGGAACTGGGCCGTTCGCCTGTGCTGCTGCAGGCGGCTGGCCGCGATTTGTTCGACAGAGGCTCGCTGGTCGACGCCCGGTTGGCGTTGGCGCGCGCGGTCAAAGGTCTGGCGTCGCTATATATGACTCACGGGATGCTGAGCGCGATGGCAACGTTGGCCGAAGTGCATTGGCGGATGGGGGATCGTGCGGAGACGGATGCTCTCCTGAAATTTTTGGCCGATGAACTTGAACGGGTGTCCGCAGAATGGCGGTTCGGAGAGCTTTTGCGCGTGCTGGGGATCAGCGGCGCAACGAATAACCGGAGGCCGGAAGACGGGCTCGATTTGTTGTACGAGGCTATCGATCGTTTCGAACAAGAGGGGCGGATCGACGAGGCTTGTCGAACGATGGCCGATCTGCTGATACATGCCGCGGATCGGTTGCGGCCCGAGGATTGGGCGTCGCTGGAATGGAGAATGAACCGGTGGAAAGTTCTGGACGATGCCGTCGGTTTGTACGACACTTTATTGAACGCGCAGCGGGAGGTTTGCTCCGGGCGATGGGAGAAAGCGCTCGCATGGTTGGACCGCGCGGAGCCGCCTGTCCGCGGAAGAACGCCTTATTATGTGCCGGCGGCTCTGGATGCCCTCAGATTGCGCTGTTTCGTCCGGACCGGAGGGGCCGGGACGGAAGCGACCATGCAGCGGATGTACCGCATTCGCGAGAGTCACGCGGCCGATCTGCGCCTTCAGCACGAATTGACCCGGGAACTGTATTTCGCCGCGTCGGCTTTGGGCCGGGTTGAAGAGGCCGCCGCACTAAACCGGGAGCGCTGCGCGATCGGCCGTCTCCTCGGTCTGCCTGACGCGGCGGAATCGGCTCCGGCGTCACGGGAAGCGGACGCCTTCCACTCCGCGTCGGAAGACCGTCTTTGGCAGGTTCGGATGTTCGGCGGACTGTGCTTCCGCCTCGGTTCCCGAGAAATCCGCGAATTGCGCTGGAAGCGCAAAAAGTGCCGGGAACTGCTCGTTTATCTGCTGCTGCAGCCGAACTATTCGTCCCCCAAGGAACAGATTATGGAAGATCTGGCGCTTGGCGACGACGGCAACAAGGCCCAGCAGGCGTTGTATGTGATCGTTCATCACCTGAAGCGGACGCTGTGCGACGAATTGCGGATTTCCGGCGGCGTCATCGTCCGGAACGGATCGGTTGAATTGCGCGGCGATGCGTTCGACAGCGTCGATGTCGAACGGTACGAGACTTTGATGCGAGTGGCCGACCGCCTGTGGGAGCATGAACGCGAGTTGTCCGGCGAGCTGTATGCGGAAGCGGGCGAGTTGTACGGGGAATTGCTCCCCGAAATGCCCTACGCCTCTTGGTTGGACCGCAAACGGGAGCGTCTGGCGGGGAAGCAGGCTTGTATGCTTCGCCGATGCGCGCTGTATGCGGAACAGCAGGGCGATTGGGAAAAGGCGGAACTCTGCCTCCACGAATGGATCGGCCTGGATTCGTATGCGGAGGAACCTTACCTGGCTTTGGCGGATCTGCTGGCCGGCAGAGGCCGTCATGCCGATGCGGCCCGTTGGTATGCCAAGTGGGAGACGATCAGCAGGGTTGAACTCGGGCTCGTCCCGCCTTCGGCCGAAGGTGTGGCGATGACAAGGCATGAAGACTGA
- a CDS encoding PP2C family protein-serine/threonine phosphatase yields the protein MKTEYGRPLWRRLTCLYVVLAAVTALGMLVSKKYVSRGGPEDIEFVWRGLLIGLIPLFAGLCAFTFFRLLVPLRRTRNIGDEPERIRLAWERLARFPGELRLFYFGCGTAITTVYRLAARDWTFASPIPAGELARGISFDLSTFAALAFVHAAAARRLLRPYLRSLQWYRREESRGESAVNDLMAIAALGLVYEQIRLFVYAVVVFRDGEEPQPAVLLAIGAAVFGVSLAAVWLVSSMLFRDVDLLASRIRGNAGLPRRRLFERLPIISSHEPGALASAYNALQDRFEREYARYDRELQLAQRVQEQLLSPREGHIGLWRVATVCDRIEDVGGGFCDWTQTGDGRIALAAGRVVGDRLPAALVMSAILTLLRSGWRPDISAGERLTELGVALKELLAGGMCVHIAVAVIDPNRRIVEWSVAGEVSVAIEPSPAGADRKLEPESGPLGVQSAGLPTFSSVLVPSGRISIAVRTAERFAGERFEAQAVREGREPDGRAS from the coding sequence ATGAAGACTGAATACGGCCGGCCATTGTGGCGGCGTCTTACGTGTCTATACGTGGTTCTGGCGGCCGTGACGGCTCTCGGCATGCTGGTGTCCAAGAAATATGTGAGCAGAGGCGGGCCGGAAGATATCGAATTTGTCTGGCGTGGCTTGCTTATCGGGCTGATTCCTCTGTTCGCCGGTTTGTGCGCCTTCACTTTCTTTCGGCTCCTGGTTCCGCTGCGCCGGACAAGGAACATCGGGGACGAACCGGAGCGGATTCGCCTGGCATGGGAGCGCCTGGCCCGGTTTCCCGGCGAACTCCGGCTCTTTTATTTCGGCTGCGGAACCGCGATCACTACCGTATACCGTTTGGCCGCCCGGGATTGGACCTTCGCATCGCCGATTCCTGCCGGCGAACTGGCGAGAGGAATTTCCTTCGATCTGTCGACCTTTGCGGCGTTGGCCTTCGTGCATGCCGCGGCGGCGAGAAGGCTGCTGCGTCCGTATCTCCGGAGCCTGCAATGGTATCGCCGGGAAGAGAGTCGAGGGGAGAGCGCGGTCAACGATCTGATGGCGATCGCCGCTCTTGGTTTGGTTTATGAGCAGATTCGCCTGTTCGTATACGCAGTTGTCGTGTTCCGCGACGGGGAGGAGCCGCAGCCTGCCGTGCTGTTGGCCATAGGAGCGGCCGTATTCGGAGTATCGCTGGCGGCGGTGTGGCTTGTTTCTTCCATGTTGTTTCGGGATGTGGATCTGCTGGCTTCGCGGATCCGGGGAAATGCCGGCTTGCCGCGCAGGCGCCTGTTCGAACGGCTTCCCATCATCTCGTCTCACGAACCGGGAGCACTCGCGTCCGCCTATAACGCTCTTCAGGATCGCTTCGAGCGGGAATACGCCCGGTACGACCGGGAGTTGCAATTGGCCCAACGAGTTCAGGAGCAACTGCTCTCTCCCCGGGAAGGACACATCGGGCTCTGGCGGGTCGCAACGGTCTGCGACCGGATTGAAGACGTCGGCGGCGGTTTTTGCGACTGGACGCAGACCGGGGACGGACGCATCGCGCTGGCTGCCGGCCGGGTAGTCGGCGACAGGCTGCCGGCGGCGCTGGTCATGTCGGCCATCTTGACGTTGTTGCGTTCGGGATGGCGTCCGGATATATCGGCGGGCGAACGGCTGACGGAGCTGGGCGTTGCCCTGAAAGAGCTTCTTGCCGGGGGAATGTGCGTTCATATTGCCGTTGCGGTTATCGATCCGAACCGACGTATCGTCGAGTGGTCGGTTGCGGGCGAAGTGTCGGTGGCCATAGAACCGTCTCCTGCGGGCGCCGACCGCAAGCTTGAGCCCGAATCTGGCCCTTTGGGCGTTCAGTCGGCGGGGCTGCCGACCTTTTCGTCGGTTTTGGTTCCGTCAGGACGGATTTCGATCGCAGTAAGAACGGCCGAACGTTTTGCGGGGGAGCGGTTCGAAGCGCAAGCCGTTCGGGAGGGGAGGGAACCAGATGGCCGGGCAAGTTGA